In Lemur catta isolate mLemCat1 chromosome 1, mLemCat1.pri, whole genome shotgun sequence, one DNA window encodes the following:
- the TRIM42 gene encoding tripartite motif-containing protein 42, whose product METAMCVCSPCCTWQRCCPQLFSCLCCKFIFTSERNCTCFPCPYKDERNCQFCHCTCSESPNCHWCCCSWANDPNCKCCCTASSNVRCYYYESRCCRNITIAFHKGRLRSIRTSSKTALRIGSSDTQVDEVKSMPASSHLVNHLTCPMCKRLRLHSFMLPCNHSLCEKCLRQLQKHAEVTENFFILICPVCNRSHCMPYSNKMQLPENYLRGRLTKRYMQQHGYLKWRFDRSSGPILCQVCRSRRIAYKRCITCRLNLCNDCLKAFHSDVTMQDHVFVDTSPEDQDEKICIHHPSSRIIEYCRDDNGLLCAFCKVALHHGHDTVSLIDACSERAAALFSAIAKFKAVRYEIDNDLMEFNILKNSFKADKEVKRKEIRNGFLKLRSILQEKEKTIMEQIENLEVSRQQEIEKYVNITNLKVNEMDGLIAYSKEALKETGQVAFLQSAKILVDQIEDGIQSTYRPDPQLRLHSMHCMPLDFAELSSAIHELFPMGPKKVCSSGDSLPSPYPTHSEMMIARKVTFSTHSFGNQQIYQRSSSLLSFNTGEKAKVGLEVYGRAQSATPIKPTDGLYTYWSATAETQPAQNSSSFHNWYSFNDGSVRTPGPIVIYQTLVYPRAAKVYWTCPTEDVDSFEMEFYEVITSPPNNVQTELCGQIQDIMQQNLELHNLTPNTEYLFKVRAINENGPGQWSDICKVVTPDGRGKNRAKWGLLKNIQAALQKRF is encoded by the exons ATGGAGACTGCTATGTGTGTTTGCTCTCCATGTTGTACATGGCAGAGATGTTGTCCTCAGTTATTCTCCTGTCTGTGCTGCAAGTTCATCTTCACTTCCGAGCGGAACTGCACCTGCTTCCCCTGCCCTTACAAGGATGAACGGAACTGCCAGTTCTGCCACTGCACCTGCTCTGAGAGCCCCAACTGCCACTGGTGCTGCTGCTCCTGGGCCAATGATCCCAACTGTAAGTGCTGCTGCACGGCCAGCAGCAATGTCAGGTGCTACTACTACGAGAGCCGCTGCTGCCGCAATATCACCATTGCGTTCCACAAGGGCCGCCTCAGGAGCATCCGTACCTC CTCCAAGACCGCCCTGCGCATCGGGAGCAGTGATACCCAGGTCGATGAGGTGAAGTCGATGCCAGCCAGCAGCCACTTGGTCAACCACCTCACCTGTCCTATGTGCAAACGGCTGCGCCTGCACTCGTTCATGCTACCCTGCAACCACAGCCTGTGTGAGAAGTGCCTGCGGCAGCTGCAAAAGCATGCCGAGGTCACCGAGAACTTCTTCATCCTCATCTGCCCAGTGTGCAACCGCTCACACTGCATGCCCTACAGCAACAAGATGCAGCTGCCCGAGAACTACCTGCGCGGGCGTCTCACCAAGCGCTACATGCAGCAGCACGGCTACCTCAAGTGGCGCTTTGATCGCAGCTCTGGGCCCATCCTCTGCCAGGTCTGCCGCAGCCGACGCATCGCCTACAAGCGCTGCATCACCTGCCGCCTGAACCTGTGCAACGACTGCCTCAAGGCCTTCCACTCGGACGTGACCATGCAGGACCACGTCTTCGTGGACACCAGCCCTGAGGACCAGGACGAGAAGATCTGCATCCACCACCCGTCCAGCCGCATCATCGAGTACTGTCGCGATGACAACGGTTTGCTCTGCGCCTTCTGCAAGGTCGCTTTACACCATGGCCACGACACAGTCAGCCTCATAGACGCCTGCTCCGAGAGGGCCGCTGCACTCTTCAGCGCCATTGCCAAGTTCAAAGCAG TCCGATATGAAATTGATAATGACCTAATGGAATTCAACATcttaaaaaacagctttaaagCTGACAAGGAGGTAAAGCGAAAGGAGATCAGAAATGGCTTTCTCAAGTTGCGCAGCATTcttcaggagaaagagaaaaccatCATGGAGCAGATAGAGAATCTAGAAGTGTCCAGGCAACAGGAGATTGAAAAATATGTGAACATCACAAATCTGAAGGTGAATGAGATGGATGGTCTGATAGCCTACTCCAAGGAAGCCCTGAAGGAGACTGGCCAAGTGGCTTTCCTGCAGTCTGCCAAGATTCTGGTAGACCAGATTGAGGATGGCATCCAGAGCACCTACAGGCCTGACCCACAGCTCCGGCTGCACTCGATGCACTGCATGCCCTTGGACTTTGCTGAGCTCTCCAGCGCCATCCATGAGCTCTTCCCCATGGGACCCAAGAAGGTATGCTCCTCGGGGGACTCACTGCCCTCCCCCTATCCCACGCACTCAGAAATGATGATTGCTAGGAAGGTCACTTTCAGCACCCACAGCTTTGGCAACCAGCAGATATACCAGCGAAGCTCCTCTTTGCTGTCCTTCAACACTGGCGAGAAGGCCAAGGTGGGTCTGGAGGTCTATGGCAGAGCCCAGTCAGCCACACCCATCAAACCCACAGACGGCCTCTACACCTACTGGAGTGCCACTGCAGAGACCCAGCCTGCACAGAACAGCAGCAGCTTTCACAACTGGTACTCATTCAATGATGGCTCCGTGAGGACCCCAGGCCCGATTGTTATCTACCAGACTCTGGTGTATCCCAGAGCAGCCAAG GTTTACTGGACCTGCCCAACAGAAGATGTGGACTCTTTTGAGATGGAATTCTATGAAGTCATTACTTCCCCTCCTAACAATGTGCAAACAGAGCTCTGTGGACAAATTCAGGACATAATGCAGCAGAATCTGGAGCTGCacaacctaacccccaacaccgAGTATCTGTTTAAAGTTAGAGCCATCAATGAGAACGgtcctgggcaatggagtgacaTTTGCAAG GTGGTAACACCAGACGGGCGTGGGAAGAACCGAGCTAAGTGGGGCCTGCTGAAGAACATCCAGGCTGCCCTCCAGAAGCGCTTCTGA